Genomic window (Megamonas funiformis):
TGTTGGTTTAGATTGGCCATTTATGGCTGGCTGTTCTGAAGTCTGGGTTATTGCTATTGTATTAGTTCCTATTGAATTAATTCTTGCTGTTGTTTTAAGCCAATTAGGTTTAAATACATTAATTCCACTAGCTTCTATTATCAACGTTGTTTTAACACCACCAGCTATGATTATTGCTAGAAAAAATCTTGTTCGCATGTTTTTAATTTCTATTATTGCTACTCCATCTTATTTAATTGCTGCTACTCAGTTTGCACCACAAATTACAAAGATGGCTGCTGATACTAATACACTTCATGCCGAAGCAGGTCAATTCATATCTTGGATGCAAGTTGAAGCTCCTGAGTTTAGATGGTCTATCGTACATGCATTTAATGGCGATTTAACTGGTATTATTGGAATTATTATCTTTGCTATTTTATTTGCTTGGTATTTCCTAAGCATGAAAAAAAGCAATGCTCAAGATAGTGCTAAATAAATAAATTACTTAAAATATTAATTTTGAAAGGTTGTATAAATATGTTAGAAGAATTAAAAAAACAAGTTGTAAAATATGCTCTTCAAGCTGATAGAAGTGGTTTATGTAAACATAGATCTGGTAATTTTAGCGTTCGTGATCCTAAAACAGGATATGTATGTATTACTCCTACTGGAATGGATAGAGAAGAAATGACCTATCATGATGTTGTTGTTATAGATCTAGATGCTAATGTTATTGAAGCAGAAACTGCTCAACGTAGACCGACTAGTGAAAGTTTAATGCATTTGGAAGTATATAAACAACATCCTGATATCAATGCCGTAGCTCATACTCATTCAAAATATGCTACTGCTTTTGCTGTTCTAAAAAAACCTTTACCTGCC
Coding sequences:
- a CDS encoding class II aldolase/adducin family protein, which encodes MLEELKKQVVKYALQADRSGLCKHRSGNFSVRDPKTGYVCITPTGMDREEMTYHDVVVIDLDANVIEAETAQRRPTSESLMHLEVYKQHPDINAVAHTHSKYATAFAVLKKPLPAVVYEILGLGCKEGIVPVADFGRPGTPELAINTVKALEKSDVALMQAHGVIAIDKDLKEALLKASYVEELAEIYYHTLVINNGNEPPYVSDSELQKWEYPKEIKLLDSLTRTSSK